Proteins co-encoded in one Kutzneria chonburiensis genomic window:
- a CDS encoding 3-hydroxyacyl-CoA dehydrogenase family protein yields the protein MAVIGVVGAGVMGIGVAQNVATGGHDVVLVDTTEEVLADARAAIHRNCRLSRMMGGPTLDPDEVLSRITTAVGLDELAKAELVIENVTENWEVKREVHAELDRVLPADTVVVANTSAIPITRIASVGTHPERVVGVHFMNPVPAKPVVELIPGFHTTPETLRRTRELLSDMGKRWVDVKDASGFVSNRVLMLTINEAAYLVHEGVATAESVDEVFRGCFGHPMGPLETADLIGVDTILYSVEVLYEHYADSKYRPCPLLKQMTDAGLHGRKSGRGFYTYNA from the coding sequence ATGGCAGTGATCGGCGTGGTGGGCGCGGGTGTGATGGGCATCGGCGTCGCGCAGAACGTGGCCACCGGCGGGCACGACGTCGTGCTCGTGGACACCACCGAAGAGGTACTGGCCGACGCCAGGGCCGCGATCCACCGCAACTGCCGCCTGTCCCGGATGATGGGCGGCCCCACCCTCGACCCGGACGAGGTGCTGTCCCGCATCACCACCGCCGTCGGCCTCGACGAGCTGGCCAAGGCCGAGCTGGTGATCGAGAACGTCACCGAGAACTGGGAGGTCAAGCGGGAGGTGCACGCCGAGCTGGACCGCGTGCTGCCGGCCGACACCGTGGTGGTGGCCAACACCTCCGCCATCCCGATCACCCGGATCGCCTCCGTGGGAACGCATCCCGAGCGCGTGGTCGGCGTGCACTTCATGAACCCGGTGCCGGCCAAGCCCGTGGTGGAGCTGATCCCCGGCTTCCACACCACGCCGGAGACGCTGCGGCGCACCCGGGAACTGTTGTCCGACATGGGCAAGCGCTGGGTGGACGTGAAGGACGCGTCCGGCTTCGTGTCCAACCGCGTGCTGATGCTGACCATCAACGAGGCGGCCTACCTGGTGCACGAGGGCGTGGCCACGGCCGAGTCGGTGGACGAGGTGTTCCGCGGCTGCTTCGGCCACCCGATGGGCCCGCTGGAGACCGCCGACCTGATCGGCGTCGACACCATCCTGTACAGCGTCGAGGTGCTCTACGAGCACTACGCCGACAGCAAGTACCGGCCGTGCCCGCTGCTCAAGCAGATGACCGACGCCGGACTGCACGGCCGCAAGAGCGGCCGCGGCTTCTACACCTACAACGCCTGA
- a CDS encoding HAD-IIIC family phosphatase, with product MTAVLAKPNPVKPPQGKIKCVVWDLDNTVWDGVLLEDGDVTVRPSVVDHIHRLDAMGVLHSVASKNDHGAAMAKLTELGLADMFLFPQISWNAKSSSIERIAAKLNLGLDAFAFVDDQAFELAEVGHALPTVTCVDSAVMDDVLVRKEFRPRFVTDESAQRRGMYQSQLARDDIEADFVGTSEEFLASLGMTFTIAPARTEDLQRAEELTVRTNQLNSTGRTYSYDELDALRESPDHLLLVASLTDRFGSYGKIGLALVEKGAPDWHLNMMLMSCRVMSRGVGTVLLGHIMGLARDAGAGLRADFVETGRNRMMQITYAFSGFREASRDGQHVVLAADLSQIQPPPGYVVMEVVE from the coding sequence GTGACCGCAGTACTGGCCAAGCCGAACCCTGTCAAACCACCACAGGGCAAGATCAAGTGCGTGGTGTGGGACCTGGACAACACGGTGTGGGACGGTGTGTTGCTGGAGGACGGCGACGTCACGGTCCGACCGTCCGTTGTGGACCATATCCACCGGCTGGACGCAATGGGTGTGCTGCACTCCGTGGCCAGCAAGAACGACCACGGCGCAGCCATGGCCAAGCTGACCGAGCTCGGCCTGGCCGACATGTTCCTGTTCCCGCAGATCTCGTGGAACGCCAAGTCCTCGTCGATCGAGCGCATCGCGGCCAAGCTCAACCTGGGCCTTGACGCGTTCGCCTTCGTCGATGACCAGGCGTTCGAGCTGGCCGAGGTCGGGCACGCGCTGCCCACGGTGACCTGTGTGGACAGTGCCGTGATGGATGACGTGTTGGTGCGTAAGGAGTTCCGACCGCGGTTCGTCACTGATGAGTCGGCGCAGCGGCGCGGCATGTACCAGAGCCAGTTGGCGCGGGACGACATCGAGGCCGATTTCGTCGGCACCAGCGAGGAGTTCCTGGCCAGCCTGGGCATGACGTTCACCATCGCGCCGGCCCGCACCGAGGACCTGCAACGGGCCGAAGAGCTGACCGTGCGCACCAATCAGCTCAACTCGACCGGCCGCACCTATTCCTACGACGAGCTGGACGCGTTGCGGGAGTCGCCCGACCACCTGCTGCTGGTGGCGTCGCTGACCGACCGGTTCGGCTCGTACGGGAAGATCGGCCTGGCCCTGGTCGAGAAGGGTGCCCCGGACTGGCACCTGAACATGATGCTGATGTCCTGCCGGGTGATGTCCCGTGGCGTCGGCACTGTCCTGTTGGGACACATCATGGGCCTGGCCCGTGACGCCGGCGCCGGGCTGCGGGCCGACTTCGTGGAGACCGGACGGAACCGGATGATGCAGATCACCTACGCCTTCAGCGGTTTCCGCGAGGCCTCCCGTGACGGCCAGCACGTGGTGCTGGCCGCCGACCTGAGCCAGATCCAGCCGCCGCCCGGCTATGTCGTGATGGAGGTGGTGGAGTGA
- a CDS encoding acyl-CoA dehydrogenase family protein: MTQQLAPAIDRAFARSFVDCSVRPHADAWDRAGRIPEELLDEIAAAGLWAPFLPAALGGSGIDMVTLGEIHEEVGRGCSSVRSLLTVHTMLSWALQRFGTDAQIQQWGPELAAGRTLGAFCLSEPGAGSDTAAITTTAVPHKGGWLLNGVKKWTTNGQRADLLLVFAKRPASTIALLVPSNAPGVLVNPIDDMLGTRSSMLAEIAFSDVELGPESLLGPSGFASGMVLTGTLDLGRYSVAAGSVGIIQACIDACANYAAQRRVGGTPLRDLPLIQAKLSDMVTDVRAARLLLAEAGRLKDRGDAATIMATWIAKYFASTAAARHASEAVQIHGANGCSPEFPVGRFYRDAKVMEIIEGSTEIQRMTIAAEAYRKWEP; encoded by the coding sequence ATGACCCAGCAACTGGCCCCCGCCATCGACCGGGCCTTCGCGCGATCCTTTGTGGACTGTTCGGTGCGGCCCCATGCCGATGCGTGGGACCGGGCCGGGCGGATCCCGGAGGAGCTGCTCGACGAGATCGCCGCCGCCGGCCTGTGGGCTCCGTTCCTGCCGGCCGCGCTCGGCGGCTCGGGCATCGACATGGTGACGCTCGGCGAGATCCACGAGGAGGTGGGCCGCGGCTGCTCGTCGGTGCGCAGCCTGCTCACCGTGCACACCATGCTTTCCTGGGCGCTGCAACGCTTCGGGACCGACGCGCAGATCCAGCAGTGGGGGCCGGAGCTGGCCGCCGGCCGCACGCTCGGCGCGTTCTGCCTTTCCGAGCCAGGTGCCGGCAGCGACACCGCGGCGATCACCACGACCGCGGTGCCGCACAAGGGCGGCTGGCTGCTCAACGGCGTCAAGAAGTGGACCACCAACGGCCAGCGGGCCGATCTGCTCCTGGTGTTCGCCAAGCGTCCGGCCAGCACGATCGCGTTGCTGGTGCCCAGCAACGCGCCCGGTGTGCTGGTGAACCCGATCGACGACATGCTCGGCACCCGGTCGTCCATGCTGGCCGAGATCGCGTTCTCGGACGTCGAACTCGGGCCCGAGTCCCTGTTGGGGCCCAGCGGTTTCGCGTCCGGCATGGTGCTGACCGGCACGCTGGACCTCGGCCGCTACAGCGTGGCCGCCGGCTCGGTCGGCATCATCCAGGCCTGCATCGACGCGTGCGCCAACTACGCCGCACAGCGCCGGGTCGGCGGTACGCCATTGCGTGATCTGCCCTTGATCCAGGCGAAGCTGTCGGACATGGTCACCGACGTCCGCGCCGCACGGCTGCTGCTGGCCGAAGCCGGGCGGCTCAAGGACCGGGGCGATGCCGCCACGATCATGGCGACGTGGATCGCCAAGTACTTCGCCTCCACGGCCGCCGCGCGGCACGCGTCCGAGGCCGTGCAGATCCACGGGGCCAACGGATGCAGCCCGGAGTTCCCGGTCGGGCGGTTCTACCGGGACGCCAAAGTCATGGAGATCATCGAGGGCAGCACGGAGATCCAGCGGATGACCATCGCTGCCGAGGCCTACCGGAAGTGGGAGCCGTGA
- a CDS encoding ABC transporter permease: protein MSTDTLRVPEPLIRAGALIKYNSLLRLRDPSQLISYLVAPMVFMVMFQPLYTKALSYGSIQAVTGQLMMFSVFAMSIVANSIFVEREWLTWDRLRASRAARAELLIGKALPVFFVLLIQQAVLIVFGWAVVGMPFPKSLWLLTLAMCVWGFALLGMGAMLSTIVRSRGDLFVACDVGALLISSIGGAILPVDLMPPWAQAITTFSPGTYGLSMLRSAVQGDVAGTLQPGVICLVIGLICGAVATFRLAHGWGRSHLV, encoded by the coding sequence ATGTCCACTGACACGCTGCGTGTGCCCGAGCCGCTGATCCGGGCGGGCGCGCTGATCAAGTACAACTCGCTGCTGCGGCTGCGCGACCCGTCCCAGCTGATCAGCTACCTGGTCGCGCCGATGGTGTTCATGGTGATGTTCCAACCCCTGTACACCAAGGCATTGAGCTACGGGTCGATCCAGGCCGTGACCGGGCAGCTGATGATGTTCTCGGTGTTCGCCATGTCCATCGTGGCCAACTCGATCTTCGTCGAGCGCGAGTGGCTGACCTGGGACCGGCTGCGGGCCAGCCGCGCCGCCCGGGCCGAGCTGCTCATCGGCAAGGCCCTGCCGGTGTTCTTCGTGCTGCTCATCCAGCAGGCCGTGCTGATCGTCTTCGGCTGGGCCGTTGTCGGCATGCCGTTCCCGAAGTCGTTGTGGCTGCTGACGTTGGCCATGTGCGTGTGGGGCTTCGCGTTGCTGGGCATGGGCGCGATGCTGTCCACCATCGTCCGCAGCCGCGGCGATCTGTTCGTGGCGTGTGACGTCGGTGCGCTGCTGATCAGCTCCATCGGCGGCGCCATCCTGCCCGTCGACCTGATGCCGCCGTGGGCGCAGGCGATCACCACGTTTTCCCCTGGCACGTATGGGCTTTCCATGCTCCGCTCGGCCGTGCAGGGCGACGTCGCCGGCACCTTGCAGCCCGGCGTGATCTGCCTGGTCATCGGCCTGATCTGCGGTGCGGTGGCCACGTTCCGGCTGGCCCACGGCTGGGGCCGCAGCCACCTGGTGTGA
- a CDS encoding SDR family oxidoreductase, producing MAQHFVDAGAKVILTGRSGGEVENADVRQVDVTDVDAMRALFEESRIDGVVHAAASVGPDQLLPLAQSGESIVAQHFGAKVEGARVLATVIATLPEVDRPDWCVLFSSTSSLLGGVTLGAYAAANAALTALARNENWTCAAWDTWPGTLDRLDGRIGASMAKHTMTRPEALTAFDRVLKHGGQLVVAAGGLGDRLPVRGSVQILPRQQTTTKRYPRPELPQPFVAPGDDNEQALADIWSSVLGVEPVGSKDNFFDLGGNSLIALHMLALVRERLGVAVPTATLFERPTVRGLAAQVLDTNTETEQSWQ from the coding sequence CTGGCGCAACACTTCGTCGACGCCGGCGCGAAGGTCATCCTGACCGGCCGCAGCGGCGGCGAGGTCGAGAACGCCGACGTGCGCCAGGTCGACGTGACCGATGTCGACGCCATGCGGGCGCTGTTCGAGGAAAGCCGGATCGACGGCGTCGTGCATGCCGCCGCCTCGGTCGGCCCCGACCAGCTCCTCCCGTTGGCACAAAGCGGCGAATCCATTGTGGCGCAGCACTTCGGTGCTAAGGTCGAAGGCGCGCGGGTGCTGGCAACGGTGATCGCGACGCTGCCCGAGGTGGACCGCCCCGACTGGTGCGTGCTGTTCTCGTCCACCTCGTCGTTGCTCGGCGGCGTCACGCTCGGCGCCTACGCCGCGGCCAACGCGGCACTGACCGCCTTGGCCCGCAACGAGAACTGGACGTGCGCGGCCTGGGACACCTGGCCCGGCACCCTCGACCGGCTGGACGGCCGGATCGGTGCCAGCATGGCCAAGCACACGATGACCCGTCCCGAGGCGCTCACCGCGTTCGACCGGGTGCTCAAGCACGGCGGTCAGCTCGTGGTCGCCGCCGGCGGCCTGGGTGACCGGCTGCCGGTCCGGGGCAGCGTGCAAATCCTTCCGCGGCAACAGACCACGACCAAGCGATACCCGAGACCCGAGCTGCCGCAACCGTTTGTGGCGCCCGGCGACGACAACGAGCAGGCGCTGGCCGACATCTGGTCGTCCGTGCTCGGCGTGGAGCCGGTCGGGTCGAAAGACAACTTCTTCGACCTCGGGGGCAACTCGCTGATCGCGCTGCACATGCTGGCGCTGGTCAGGGAACGCCTCGGCGTCGCGGTCCCGACCGCGACGCTGTTCGAGCGGCCCACCGTGCGGGGGCTCGCCGCGCAGGTCCTGGACACCAACACGGAAACGGAGCAGTCATGGCAGTGA
- a CDS encoding thioesterase II family protein, with amino-acid sequence MTATVGHSRWLPFSDTEGGLRLYCLPHAGGSASAFRPWIGRLPGVSVLPVQYPGRETRLREAAHHSVGNLAAELAEALLADAQDAPYAVYGHSFGALTAFELLHVIRGLGGPLPVQLIVSGFGAPQTEDFADDAVTDEEIIGLLRDLGGTPEQYLTDRRILKMIMPPLRADLTAKVAYRYMPRPELDVPIMALGGLDDRQATYDSMHGWADQTTGDFRLHPLPGGHFAVLEQPEETLELISRVLRPHLV; translated from the coding sequence GTGACCGCCACCGTCGGTCACAGCCGTTGGCTGCCCTTCAGCGACACGGAGGGCGGCCTTCGGCTGTATTGCCTGCCGCACGCCGGCGGTTCCGCGTCGGCGTTCCGCCCGTGGATCGGCCGGCTTCCCGGCGTCAGCGTGCTTCCCGTGCAGTATCCGGGCCGCGAGACCCGACTTCGTGAGGCTGCGCATCACAGCGTCGGTAATCTGGCCGCCGAGCTGGCGGAGGCGTTACTGGCCGATGCACAGGACGCGCCCTATGCCGTGTACGGCCACAGTTTCGGTGCCCTGACGGCGTTCGAGCTGCTGCACGTGATCCGCGGCTTGGGCGGCCCGCTGCCCGTGCAGCTCATCGTGTCCGGCTTCGGTGCCCCGCAGACCGAGGACTTCGCCGACGACGCCGTGACCGACGAGGAGATCATCGGCCTGCTGCGCGATCTCGGCGGCACCCCCGAGCAGTACCTCACCGACCGGAGGATCCTGAAGATGATCATGCCGCCGCTGCGGGCCGACCTGACCGCCAAGGTCGCCTACCGCTACATGCCCCGGCCCGAGCTGGACGTGCCGATCATGGCCCTCGGCGGCCTCGACGACCGGCAGGCCACGTACGACTCCATGCACGGCTGGGCCGACCAGACCACCGGCGACTTCCGCCTGCACCCGTTGCCCGGCGGGCACTTCGCGGTGCTGGAGCAGCCCGAGGAGACGCTGGAGCTGATCAGCCGGGTGCTGCGACCACACCTGGTGTGA
- a CDS encoding acyl carrier protein, which yields MDTTARILAFITNRFPQAEITDTEDIFSLGYINSLFAMELVMFIEKEFTVTIPNDELRIDNFRTAKAMTELVDGLRSAVV from the coding sequence ATGGACACCACGGCTCGAATCCTGGCCTTCATCACCAACCGCTTCCCGCAGGCGGAGATCACCGACACCGAGGACATCTTCTCGCTGGGCTACATCAACTCCCTGTTCGCCATGGAGCTGGTCATGTTCATCGAGAAGGAGTTCACCGTCACCATCCCCAACGACGAGCTGCGCATCGACAACTTCCGCACCGCCAAGGCGATGACCGAGCTGGTGGACGGCCTGCGGTCCGCGGTCGTCTGA
- a CDS encoding ABC transporter ATP-binding protein translates to MLEATDLTKKYDEVQALAGFSLSVAAGEICGLVGHNGAGKTTFVDMVSGLLKPDSGAVLVDGVPPHETRGEIGISPQHIALYRPLTVREHLELYGRLSGLRRKALKAEIEELATAMQLTSFLERRAGLLSGGQQRRTQAATALIHRPKLLLMDEPTAGADPETRQALLDVVKQRADEGAAVVYTTHYLTELADLKASIAVASHGKVIARGSSAELLDGLPGEVRVRTTDHEYHRATTDPTAALLELIAHAQGTVESVELRNPDLDDLYRSLAVSDVH, encoded by the coding sequence GTGTTAGAAGCCACCGACCTGACCAAGAAGTACGACGAAGTGCAGGCCTTGGCCGGATTCAGCCTGTCCGTGGCGGCCGGCGAGATCTGCGGCCTGGTCGGCCACAACGGCGCCGGCAAGACCACCTTCGTGGACATGGTGTCCGGGCTGCTCAAGCCGGACAGCGGCGCCGTGCTGGTGGACGGCGTGCCGCCGCACGAGACCCGCGGCGAGATCGGCATCTCGCCGCAGCACATCGCCCTCTACCGGCCGCTGACCGTGCGCGAGCACCTCGAGCTGTACGGCCGGCTGTCCGGCCTGCGGCGCAAGGCACTCAAGGCGGAGATCGAGGAGCTGGCCACGGCCATGCAGCTCACGAGCTTCCTGGAGCGCCGCGCCGGCCTGCTGTCCGGCGGTCAGCAGCGACGCACCCAGGCCGCGACCGCGCTGATCCATCGGCCCAAGCTGCTGCTGATGGACGAGCCGACCGCCGGCGCCGACCCGGAGACCCGGCAGGCGTTGCTGGACGTGGTCAAGCAGCGGGCCGACGAGGGGGCCGCCGTGGTCTACACCACGCACTACCTCACCGAGCTGGCCGACCTGAAGGCCAGCATCGCCGTCGCCTCGCACGGCAAGGTGATCGCCCGCGGCAGCAGCGCCGAGTTGCTCGACGGCTTGCCCGGCGAGGTCCGCGTACGGACCACGGACCACGAATACCACCGCGCCACCACGGATCCGACCGCCGCGCTGCTGGAGCTGATCGCGCACGCGCAGGGCACCGTCGAGTCCGTTGAGCTGCGCAACCCCGACCTTGACGACCTCTACCGTTCCCTGGCGGTCTCCGATGTCCACTGA
- a CDS encoding type I polyketide synthase: MTDEIQSTDIALVGMAGRFPGAADVDELWATIRAGRSGLRRFTDEELLANGVSPELLADPAYVKAGAVIDGIAEFDAGFFGITPKEAQILDPQHRLLLEHCWHALEDAGCDPARFDGAVGVFAGTAWSTYLINNLAPAGAAREMGDMAVALANEKDTLATRVAHLLGLSGPAFAIQSACSTSLVAVCVAASSLANFECDLALAGGVSLAVPHEVGYLYQEGGIAPPDGECRAFDAAGLGAPLGGGVGVVALRRLEDALADGDRVYAVLRGWAVNNDAGRKVGFTAPGVEGQAAVIAEALAAAGLEPSDIDYVEAHGTGTALGDASEIAALQRVFHGERLSIGSIKTNVGHLDRAAGVTGLIKTALSLHREEIPPTLNLETPNPQLAAGSAELDVVTSTQDWPRSERKRRAGVSAFGIGGTNAHVIVEEAPVVVRDPSPRQELLVWSARTAQAADEMGSRLADHLAVTEDSLADAANTLQQGRSVFRHRRIVVAGSNAEAADKIREGEFLTRHDGRTDRGVGFLLAGAGEQYPGMARHLYETEPVFAMAIDACMEIVGLEPLQDLLQPRRATSNGLAQLMGRTQTSRQDATDRLHPALFAVEYALAQLIRSWGVEPTVLVGYSLGEYVAACLAGVLSLDDALKLVAHRAKLINALPGGAMAAVPRSAEELRPRLDGVDIAAINGPDLTVVSGADLADLQRKLAADSIPCRPLATTHAFHSRMLAPIRDELTVWIKANITLHAPTIPYVSNVTGELITEAPTPEYWAEHMCAPVQFDRAIETVLAQGDLALVEIGPGQSLGAMIRGHRDCTPDRWPLIVPTLPAADDRRESVLAEAAGRLWLAGVAIDWAGYQGDRELGRVGLPTYPFQRERYWIDAPKPVIKDNVELLTQVWSRTPPGQPAEPAQFVIIPDAGGIGEALTELLCQQGFDAELSCGDLYGTVVDLSALDAVDEVTAVAAAARTLTTGDDLTVLVVTRGGQPVGEPVSPIQAAIAALPVVANQEYLNLDARGVDLDPTYTITEAAQALAAELTRPTDAVLVAHRGDRRYSPATSRPGPGPDSRSSPAGPISSPAASARSDVNWRNTSSTPARRSS, from the coding sequence ATGACCGACGAGATCCAGAGCACCGACATCGCGCTGGTCGGCATGGCCGGGCGCTTCCCCGGCGCGGCCGACGTCGACGAGCTGTGGGCGACCATCCGGGCCGGCCGGTCCGGCCTGCGCCGGTTCACCGACGAGGAGCTGCTGGCCAACGGCGTCTCCCCCGAGCTGCTCGCCGACCCCGCGTACGTCAAGGCGGGCGCGGTGATCGACGGCATCGCCGAGTTCGACGCCGGCTTCTTCGGTATCACCCCGAAGGAAGCGCAGATCCTCGACCCGCAGCACCGGCTGCTGCTGGAGCACTGCTGGCACGCCCTCGAGGACGCCGGCTGCGATCCGGCCCGTTTCGACGGTGCGGTCGGGGTGTTCGCCGGCACGGCCTGGAGCACGTACCTGATCAACAACCTGGCGCCGGCCGGGGCCGCCCGCGAGATGGGCGACATGGCGGTGGCGCTGGCCAACGAGAAGGACACCCTCGCCACCCGGGTGGCTCACCTGCTCGGACTGTCCGGGCCGGCCTTCGCGATCCAGAGCGCGTGCTCGACGTCGCTGGTGGCGGTGTGCGTGGCGGCCAGCAGCCTGGCCAACTTCGAGTGCGACCTCGCGCTGGCCGGCGGCGTGTCGCTGGCCGTGCCGCACGAAGTCGGCTACCTGTACCAGGAAGGTGGGATCGCGCCGCCGGACGGCGAGTGCCGGGCCTTCGACGCCGCCGGTCTCGGCGCGCCGCTGGGCGGCGGGGTCGGCGTGGTTGCCTTGCGGCGCTTGGAAGACGCGCTGGCCGACGGCGACCGGGTGTACGCGGTGCTGCGCGGTTGGGCGGTCAACAACGATGCCGGCCGCAAGGTCGGATTCACTGCCCCGGGTGTCGAGGGTCAGGCCGCGGTGATCGCAGAGGCGCTGGCGGCAGCCGGGCTGGAACCGTCGGACATCGACTACGTGGAGGCGCACGGCACCGGCACTGCGCTCGGCGACGCCTCGGAAATCGCTGCCCTGCAACGGGTCTTCCATGGTGAGCGGTTGAGCATCGGCTCGATCAAGACGAACGTGGGCCACCTCGACCGGGCGGCCGGTGTGACGGGCCTGATCAAGACGGCGCTTTCCCTGCACCGCGAGGAGATACCGCCGACGCTCAACCTGGAGACCCCGAACCCGCAGCTCGCGGCGGGCAGCGCGGAGCTGGACGTGGTGACGTCCACACAGGACTGGCCGCGCAGTGAGCGCAAGCGGCGGGCCGGCGTCAGCGCTTTCGGCATCGGTGGCACCAACGCCCACGTGATCGTCGAAGAAGCCCCGGTTGTCGTCCGGGACCCGTCGCCACGGCAGGAACTGCTGGTGTGGTCGGCCCGAACCGCCCAGGCCGCCGATGAAATGGGCTCCAGGCTGGCCGATCACCTTGCCGTCACGGAAGACTCGCTGGCCGATGCGGCGAACACGTTGCAGCAGGGTCGATCGGTGTTCCGGCACCGGCGGATCGTGGTCGCCGGCAGTAACGCGGAGGCGGCCGACAAGATCCGCGAGGGCGAGTTCCTGACCAGGCACGACGGCCGCACCGACCGCGGCGTCGGGTTCCTGCTGGCCGGCGCGGGCGAGCAGTACCCGGGCATGGCCCGGCACCTGTACGAGACCGAGCCGGTGTTCGCCATGGCCATCGACGCCTGCATGGAGATCGTCGGCCTTGAGCCGCTGCAAGACCTGCTCCAGCCGCGCCGGGCCACCTCCAACGGCCTCGCCCAGCTCATGGGCCGTACGCAGACCTCCCGACAGGACGCCACCGATCGCCTGCACCCGGCGCTGTTCGCCGTCGAATACGCGCTGGCCCAGCTGATCCGGTCCTGGGGCGTCGAGCCGACCGTGCTGGTCGGCTACAGCCTCGGCGAGTACGTCGCCGCCTGTCTGGCCGGCGTGCTGTCGCTGGACGACGCGCTCAAGCTCGTCGCCCACCGGGCCAAGCTGATCAACGCCCTGCCCGGCGGCGCCATGGCTGCCGTCCCCCGCTCGGCCGAGGAGCTCCGTCCGCGGCTCGACGGCGTCGACATCGCCGCGATCAACGGGCCGGATCTCACGGTCGTCTCCGGCGCGGATCTGGCTGACCTGCAACGGAAGCTGGCTGCGGACTCGATCCCCTGTCGCCCGCTCGCCACCACGCACGCGTTCCACTCTCGCATGCTGGCCCCGATCCGGGACGAGCTGACCGTGTGGATCAAGGCCAACATCACGCTACACGCACCGACCATCCCGTACGTCTCCAACGTCACCGGCGAGCTGATCACCGAAGCGCCGACGCCGGAGTACTGGGCCGAGCACATGTGCGCGCCCGTGCAGTTCGACCGGGCCATCGAAACCGTGCTGGCCCAGGGTGATCTGGCGTTGGTGGAGATCGGTCCCGGCCAGTCGCTCGGCGCCATGATCCGCGGCCACCGCGACTGCACGCCGGACCGCTGGCCGCTGATCGTGCCCACGCTGCCGGCGGCCGACGACCGGCGCGAGTCGGTGCTGGCCGAGGCCGCGGGACGGCTGTGGCTGGCCGGCGTGGCCATCGACTGGGCCGGCTACCAGGGTGATCGCGAGCTCGGCCGGGTCGGCCTGCCGACCTATCCGTTCCAGCGCGAGCGCTACTGGATCGACGCGCCCAAGCCGGTGATCAAGGACAACGTCGAGCTGCTCACGCAGGTCTGGTCCCGGACGCCGCCCGGCCAGCCGGCCGAGCCGGCGCAGTTCGTGATCATTCCCGATGCCGGCGGCATCGGCGAGGCACTGACCGAGCTGCTGTGCCAGCAGGGTTTCGACGCCGAGCTGAGCTGCGGCGACCTGTACGGCACGGTCGTCGATCTGTCCGCTTTGGACGCCGTCGACGAGGTCACGGCCGTTGCCGCCGCGGCAAGGACGTTGACCACGGGCGACGACCTGACCGTGCTCGTCGTGACGCGCGGCGGTCAGCCCGTCGGCGAGCCCGTGTCGCCGATCCAGGCCGCGATTGCCGCGCTTCCCGTTGTCGCGAACCAGGAATACCTCAACCTCGATGCCCGCGGCGTCGACCTCGACCCCACGTACACGATCACCGAGGCGGCGCAAGCGCTTGCCGCCGAGCTGACCCGCCCCACCGACGCCGTGCTCGTCGCCCACCGCGGCGACCGCCGCTACTCCCCGGCTACGAGCCGGCCAGGACCGGGGCCGGACAGTCGATCAAGTCCGGCGGGACCTATCTCATCACCGGCGGCCTCGGCACGGTCGGACGTCAACTGGCGCAACACTTCGTCGACGCCGGCGCGAAGGTCATCCTGA